A part of Misgurnus anguillicaudatus chromosome 6, ASM2758022v2, whole genome shotgun sequence genomic DNA contains:
- the LOC129433943 gene encoding interferon-induced GTP-binding protein Mx3 → MHFVSKQVNHPTARVKEQILQNRGRELAGFSSYRVFEMLLQEYVAQLKDPAIVLLNTVKDIILKQFFCMSDEFFRRYPVLKNITTNKIDQIQSSQRSKVENRILEHFEMEKMIFTQDKIYYNTLNEYGDEIFSEAQLPVCDIASKYTDMLKAYYEIMVQRMADHVPMVTRYFMLKEAAELLCNDMLTLLDRDDVCEILTEDSDIGRKRRDLQARLDRLNTAQEEIGKII, encoded by the exons ATGCATTTTGTTTCCAAACAAGTTAACCATCCGACTGCAAGGGTAAAAGAACAAATCTTACAGAATAGAGGACGGGAACTTGCTGGCTTCAGCAGCTACAGGGTTTTTGAGATGCTTCTGCAGGAATATGTGGCCCAACTTAAGGATCCAGCCATTGTTTTACTTAATACTGTGAAAG ACATCATCCTCAAGCAGTTCTTTTGCATGTCTGATGAATTTTTCCGGCGTTACCCAGTTCTTAAGAATATAACTACG AACAAAATCGACCAAATTCAATCAAGTCAGCGAAGCAAAGTTGAGAATAGGATCTTGGAGCACTTTGAAATGGAAAAGATGATCTTTACACAAGATAAAATTTACTACAATACCTTGAATGAGTATGGCGATGAAATATTTTCAGAAGCTCAGTTACCTGTTTGTGATATAGCAAGCAAGTACACAGATATGCTGAAGGCTTATTATGAG ATTATGGTGCAGCGCATGGCTGATCATGTGCCCATGGTGACCCGCTATTTCATGTTGAAAGAGGCTGCTGAGCTCCTGTGTAATGATATGCTGACTCTGTTGGATAGGGATGATGTGTGTGAGATTCTGACTGAAGATAGCGATATTGGTCGAAAGCGCAGAGACTTGCAGGCTCGTCTGGATCGTTTAAACACCGCTCAGGAAGAAATTGGCAAAATTATTTGA
- the LOC129433940 gene encoding interferon-induced GTP-binding protein Mx3 has translation MGGELYSHLEERIRPFIDLIDNLRKIGIHKDISLPTIVVIGDQSSGKSSVVEALSGVALPRGTGMVTRCPLELKLRKVTGADWTANISYGQKITETVNSSVVFRPRQEQRTSYRPKTIRFEDPSLVERYVQEAQNEVAGDASEISDQLITLEIRAPDVCDLTLIDLPGIARVPVQGQPRDIGNQIKTLIMKFIEKPETINMVVVPCNIDIATNEALKMAQEVDPEGTRTVAVLTKPDLIDVGTEKNILAIAQNKVIQLRKGYIMVKCRGQQQIDRKIPLEEAVQMEKDFFKRHRHFKCLLSQNKATIPCLATNLTDYLVDHIKKALPQLDAQIKQQSSEVRKELKEIEGGPPQDPQGAKEYLIKTLLSFNDKIKSLSLGELIVSGNLYTQLRKEYEKWNDHLNSTMSSFNHPTARVKEQIVQNRGRELAGFSSYRVFEMFLQEHVAQLKDPAIVLLNTIKDIVLKQFLCVSDEFFRRYPALLNIITNKIDQIQSSQRSKAEERIMEQFEMEKMISTQDKIYYKTLNENGDETFSEAQLPVCDIASKYSDMLKAYYEIMVQRMSDQVPMLTRYFMLKEAAELLCNDMLTLLDRDDVCEILSEDSDIGRKRKDLQDRLNRLNTAQEEICTFI, from the exons ATGGGAGGAGAACTTTACAGTCATTTAGAGGAGAGGATACGTCCATTTATTGATCTAATTGACAATTTGCGGAAAATTGGCATTCATAAGGACATCTCACTACCGACTATTGTAGTGATCGGAGATCAGAGTTCTGGAAAAAGTTCTGTGGTTGAAGCGCTGTCTGGTGTTGCATTACCAAGAGGAACTG GGATGGTAACCAGATGTCCACTAGAGCTGAAGTTAAGAAAGGTAACAGGTGCAGACTGGACGGCAAATATATCTTACGGACAGAAGATAACTGAAACAGTGAACTCATCAGTTG TTTTTAGACCCAGACAAGAGCAACGTACATCTTACAGACCGAAGACAATTAGATTTGAGGATCCTTCATTAGTGGAAAGATACGTTCAGGAAG CACAGAATGAAGTGGCGGGAGACGCCTCAGAAATCTCAGATCAACTTATTACTTTAGAGATCAGGGCACCTGATGTCTGTGACCTCACACTGATCGATTTACCTGGAATAGCCCGAGTCCCAGTACAAGGACAACCAAGGGATATTGGGAACCAG ATCAAAACTCTGATTATGAAATTTATTGAGAAGCCCGAGACTATAAACATGGTAGTGGTTCCATGTAACATTGACATTGCAACAAATGAAGCATTAAAAATGGCACAGGAAGTAGATCCTGAGGGTACAAGGACTGTAG CTGTTTTGACCAAGCCGGACCTCATAGATGTGggaacagaaaaaaacattctgGCTATTGCCCAGAACAAAGTTATCCAGCTGCGCAAAGGTTACATCATGGTGAAGTGTAGAGGTCAACAACAGATTGATAGAAAAATTCCTCTGGAGGAGGCTGTACAGATGGAAAAAGATTTCTTCAAGAGACATAGACATTTCAA ATGTCTTCTGTCTCAGAACAAAGCTACTATTCCATGCCTTGCCACCAATCTCACCGATTATCTTGTCGATCATATCAAA AAAGCACTGCCACAGCTTGATGCACAAATAAAGCAGCAGTCATCAGAAGTAAGAAAGGAGCTCAAGGAGATTGAGGGAGGACCACCACAGGATCCTCAGGGGGCTAAAGAATACCTCATTAAG ACTCTATTATCattcaatgataaaataaagtCCCTGTCATTAGGGGAGCTGATCGTTAGTGGAAATTTGTATACTCAGCTCCGGAAAGAATACGAGAAGTGGAATGATCATCTAAACAGCACAATGTCATCCT TTAACCATCCGACTGCAAGGGTAAAAGAACAAATCGTACAGAATAGAGGACGGGAACTTGCTGGCTTCAGCAGCTACAGAGTTTTTGAGATGTTTCTGCAGGAACACGTGGCCCAACTTAAGGATCCAGCAATTGTTTTACTTAATACCATAAAAG ACATCGTCCTCAAGCAGTTCTTATGCGTGTCTGATGAGTTTTTCCGGCGATACCCTGCTCTTCTAAATATTATTACG AACAAAATCGACCAAATTCAGTCAAGTCAGCGAAGCAAAGCTGAAGAGAGGATCATGGAGCAGTTTGAAATGGAAAAGATGATCAGTACCCAAGATAAAATTTACTACAAGACCTTGAATGAGAATGGCGATGAGACATTTTCAGAAGCTCAGTTACCTGTTTGTGATATAGCGAGCAAGTACAGTGATATGCTGAAAGCTTATTATGAG aTTATGGTGCAGCGCATGTCTGACCAGGTGCCCATGCTGACCCGCTATTTCATGTTGAAAGAGGCTGCTGAGCTCCTGTGTAATGATATGCTGACTCTTTTGGATAGGGATGATGTGTGTGAGATTctgtctgaagattctgatatCGGTCGAAAGCGCAAAGATTTAC